The sequence GAGTATGCAGTAAATGTTGTCAAGCACATATTTGACCGCCATGTGGTGTTTCAGTACAATTGCACGAATACAATACCAGAACAGTGCCTTGAAAATGTAACAACCATATCTTTTAGTactttgtttcattttttttaccttaGTTCGAGGATCTTTCTATTTAGTTGTTATCTTCCTGTGCCTAGGTCACCGTTATAGTTGATGCTTCTGAAGCTGAGGAGTTTGCTGAAGTAGGAACCAAACCTTTAAAATCTCTTCCATATGATACACCGGCCCAAACATTTGTGGCATTTGAGAAACCTGAAGGCGTCCCTGCAGTTGGGAAATTCTCAAACGTGTTGAGATTTACAGTTAAAGAGGTATATGTCCCCTAATTTGGTTCTATCGAGGGAACCAATTTTAATTCATCTTACTCTTAGATGAATCAACATGCATCACCATGTACCTTAAAAAATTTGGCACAGCATCAGGAGAACAATGTGTAAGCGTCAACCCATTGTATGATATTTGAAATGCATTTAGCTGCTTCTGCTTGCATTAGCATTAggacatttttgttttgttaatgATGTGCAATTTGCAGAATGCTCCATTCCTTGGACCTCGCAAAGATAGTTTTGGAGAAATAAGAAATAGTCACAGATGACTTAGATGATGACAGGAGATATATTCTTGTGTTACTATAATTTATCTGATTATTTTGCATGTGTGGCTGAGTTACAGAATATGTTGCTGGCCTTGTTTCCATATGATAGTAGTCTTTTGTTCCTTGATTGTTCATACCCGGTTTGATTAGGTTGATCCCTCTACTGGTGAGGCTGAAGACGATGGTGTGGAAGATGAATACCAGCTCGAGGATTTTGAAGTTGTTGCTGCAGATTATATTCTTAAACTTGGGGTCTCTAACTTTAAGAATGCCTGGGAAAACATGGACCCTGCTTCTGAGCGTGTAGACGAATATGGTCTCGGGCCTAGAGAAAGCCTTGCAGAAGCAGTGAATGCAGTCATCATTCTTCTCGGCATGCACCCTTGTGAGGTCGGTGGTTTACTGCCTAGTACTTTCTACTacataattacactctcctttGTTGTTGAAACCGGGGATTATAGTCATAACTGTGAACAATTTCTAAACTACTAATTTCTTGAATAAATGGAGGTTACAGCTTTAGCTGTTAAAGATTCATATCCATTAACATGTTTTACTGAAAGACTTGAACAGTGCATCTGACTTCTCGCCCAGGGTTCACTTTgtaatgattaatttataatgctATTCTTGTTGTAACTCAGTTGTGTTACTATGATtgtcttcttgttttttttgtgGGCTTTTGAACGATAGCTGAAGAGTAGAATTGCTTAAATTCCCTTTTGTTTTCCAGGGTACGGAGGTGGTCCCCAGCAACTCAAGGTCACATACATGTTTGTTATCTGGTGTCTACATAGGCAACGTAAAGGTGCTGGTCCGTTTGTCATTCGGGATTGATGGGACAAAAGAGGTGGCAATGAAGTTAGCTGTGAGATCCGAGGATGAGAGTGTTAGTGAAGCGATTCATGAAATAGTTGCTAGTGGGTAGTCTTCTTATCCCccatttttgtatttcttggCGAGGGAACTGCCTTTTTGATAGATTAATTCGGTCTTACAAGTTACAATGCACTATGATTTTGTTGCGTAATTGAGTTGAGAGCTGTACGGTGGACGATAGATCTTGGATGGCTTTGGCTTTCCGTTGGCCTGGCCAGTGAATTTGGCTGGCTGGggatattcatatatttttttgattaatttccCTTGAATAATGAATTACATCTGGTGACCTTATTTTAATCTGGACGTACgggaaaattataaattaagagcATATTCCTCTTGGTTTCCTCAATTGGTAATATGGGGAATCTGCTGACGGGTTTATACATCGCGTATACGTCACTTGAATATGCTCTCCCTATTAATGTCCTATTGGTCTAATTACCAAAAAGGGAGAAATaggtatatttttctttaagagAGAAAGGTATTGGTTTTTATGTTAAATAGTAAGGTTGGCGCTTTATATTAGAGTCTCTGTCTGGGCAAATGATTGCTGTGGTTAAGTGTTGCGGAAGTTTTCAGATTTCTTTTTCCAAGTAATTCTGTATCCAAGGAACATATTTGAAGGATTTGTTTTGGTTTAATGTCgacaatcatcatcatcatcatgtgaaaaaggaaaaggttaGAAAGTAGTTTTTAGCGGAATTGAGTCaaaatctttcataaatataattcagcTAAGGAAGCTGTCTTTTAACTACGACAGAGatttcaacaacaaaaaatatatatacagttATTAGAGTACTACGTATCCACAACTGGGACACTAGACTACTCTTGAAAAAGAGATCATGGAAAAGCCCATTCGCCAGAGAAATCGGAATTGAACAATCGCAGTCTCCACAACTCATGTCACTGTTGTTCTATGCCCTCCAAAAGCCCAAATCTGTCAGGTGGTGAAATTCTTGATAAGTCTAAAGATCCGATTTTTCACCTTCACCGTAAAAGGTTATCATAAATCGCAACTAACCTTGAGGCTTGTGTCCCAACTACCTGTACACAAGGCGCTTCCATCACCGGACAGTCCCAAACAGCTGATCCGACCATCATGAGAATTTTGAAGAGATCCCAAGTTCAAGACCACCTGTTGACGAGGAATTTGCGTTGAAACGTAAGCCAGGCATCATACATGAACACATTCATCACAGTGGAGGGACGATACAATTTGAAGCAGCACTCAGGAAAGAATACCATATACCTTTGCCAATAGAGTGTCCCATACATAGCAATCACCATTGGTGTACCCAGCAAAGAGGAGTCGACCAGAGATTGAAAATGCAATTGAGGTAACATGAGGAACCCCATTTTCACCATAAGGTCGACTGTATTCTTGTAGCTGATGCCCGGTCCGAATGTCAAATAGTCTACAAGTTCCATCATCAGAACCTGTTCCAAATCTATTCCCATCTGGAAAGAACCTCACAGTATTAACATCTCCTTCATGACCATGAAAAGTTCGAACAGCTCGACTGGCAACACGAGTATCCCACAGACGCACAGTTGTATCGCAAGAGCTAGACACAAACATTCTGGAGTTTGATCCATTGATGGAAACACTGAAACCCAATACAAACATGGAAGCTAAGAAAGCTGCAGAGATCATCTTAAGATAGACGTTTGTAAACACACTAAAATGATACGTAACATACCTTAGAACATCACCAGTATGCCCTGATTGAAACTCACCTCCAAACACAGACGTTCTTAGCCCAGTAGTTATATCCCATAAAACACACGTCTGGTCACCTGAAGCTGTAATCAAATGTGTCTCTTCATCGGGAACATATTGACATGAGGACACATAACCCTTATGCCCAGTGAGCATTCTTGATACTGGCAGATTCCCATCTTTGTTGTTCGGAGAATTCAGGTTAAAAATGGAGCAAACACTATCTAGGCCGCCACAGGCAACAGATTGCCCACCAGGAGAGAAGGCACAAGTCATGACCCATGCACAAGGTAGCTTGATTGCATGAGTCTTTTGGCTTGTGAGAGCATTCCATACAATCAATCTGCCATCTTGGGATGCACTCACAATACGATTCTTTTCAGGCGTCCAGTCCAGTGAATAGACCTAAAAGATTCATTTGATCTAAGAAAGTGAAGGAATTCCGATACGTATCTCTTTGAGCACACAAGTTGCGGTTATGCTATGAACATGACCAGATTCAAGTTCTATCAGCAATTAGCCCAAACAAGGGATAAACAGGTTATGATGCAAGCAGTCAGAATTATGCAAATGGATCATTACAAAGTAGATAGACTCAAAAGCATTACACAGGAAATACTAATAATGCAAGAGCATATCCAAAAGAATCATTAATCAATTGCCCTCAACAAGAACCGAAAACAAACAACCTGCAGAAATAATAAACATACGCGTATtcatagaaaaagaaaaactgcggcattgacaattttaaaagaaaatcaaccaaaaaaaaacaaaaggaaaaaggttACCTTGCCGGTGTGCCCCTGCAGTGTCCGACAACAAACGAGATCAGTGGGGCCAAAAGTCACCGGAGTCTTACCCTGCGAACGCGCGTAACCCGCAACTGCCAAAAGCATTACAAGCATAAACATACTCCAAACACAAACAGATCTAAGGACACAATCAAAACCACCTAAATTCAACTAAACAATCAGAAACCAACGAgtcaaactaaaataaaaagaagaagaagcaaagAGTTGGAACCATCGGTGTCGAGAAGAAGAAGACGCTTCTGCTTCAGTTTATCTTTGAGACCATTGAGGGTCTCAGTTGCAGCCGTATGCCGCTCTTTCAGTTCTGCAAGAACTGACATCTTCTTTTTCCCCAAAATCAATTGGGCAAAAAGTAAGAAAGAAGACTTAACCGTTGAGCTTCATTTGAACCCTAATTTTGGTGATGCAAATCACTGATAGTGATACATTATGAAGCTCTAATCATGACATGATctcaacaaaaagaaaaaagctgaCAATGCGCTTCCGTTGTATCCCTATTTACAGAAAACagaatagttaaaaattaaaaaattccgTTGCCGGGAATCGAACCCGGGTCTCCTGGGTGAAAGCCAGACATCCTAACCGCTGGACGACAACGGAATTGATGTTTATGTTTCTCTATTCAAACAACTTACATGAAAAATGCATTCCATTTCAGCAAAAACTATTTCAAGTATATTTCATTActcttaatataaaaaaatatatcaaattaaatataatcatacattcttttctttttttatcaacaCTTTTTATGCATCAATTCACTTTTATCTCACAATCTAtcacattttgaaataaaaatctcattttttccTCACTGAAATGTTGATAAGATAAGTGCCCAAACAATCACAACCTCATTGAATGTTGACATTGCAGTTTGAGGTGACGCAATTGCCAAGCTGGATAACTCATAATACTTTTCACccaaaagcttataagatgatacaaaatattttataattttttaaaaaaaatctataagcttaaaaataatatactagGAATCTATAAactcttttgaaaaattaagaaatttctaatttagttttatgattttaaaaaatttatcatttccaAAATAAACTCCATCATACTATTTTCTTCaaacacttaaaaaaatatgcatttttaaaataagattctatactttatatatcttataaaattttatgaacttataagatttttgaaataagtttAGATAAGCATCCTTTGATCTGCCTTCCTAAATATTTAAGTTCACTCAAACTCAGAGCCGTatagcatgattaattttcCATTGTTCGTTTACATCTGCATTCTTGAGCATTATCTTGTAAGAATTTCATATTCTCCTGAAATCCAGTgactaaatttttgttaaatttatagGTGTGAGAAACGAGCACGTGTATGAATTCCATTTGTTATATAGGTATTTTgtagatattaatatatagtatagtaTTAGTTTTACTTTGTAAAAAGCCAATATGATATGATCATGTCCTTTTTACTAAGCCATGATGAAGTTTAAAATGGTGGTCTGAGAAGTGTATTTCAGTAGATTAGGCTGCAAAATACATTGGAAATGGTCATTTTCAATGAAATTGGGCTGAAAACAAATACGTTTCCAAAATCTAAAATAGtgtaaaagtgaaaattgacttttgaaaataaaaacaaatgctCATAAATCTCTTGATTGATCTGACCAGAAAGAAACTTGCGTCAGTAGATCTGAATAAGATATCAAGTGGTAACATCTCTATTTCTCATTGACAATTAATATGTCATTTTACATGTGAGAATGCTCAAAGTCGTCCAAGAAAACTGAGATTTAGTGAACTATTTTCCCAGCCAAAATCTGTGACAATTTTACTGGAAACAAAACCGCATCAAAATTCAGTTCTCAAACAAACGGAACGGCTAGACTCACTCGTAATAACAAATAGTTCATAAGCTAGTAGGAATAGGTCAAAATTTGCATGttctcaataataaataaatcaatgaaGAAGTTGAGAAAAAGAGCCTCAACCATtccaaaaagtaaaagttCTATAATGGGGAATAGCCTTAACGGTATCTGATGCTTATTAGATCTCTCCATTTAGCCTCCAGAGTGTGAAACTGGAGTTGTCACAAATTGGCCATCCTTGTAGACGTGAGCATACTGCTGTGGCAAAGAATGCTCTCCCTGTAAATATTAGCATAACGGTGTAAGATAATAGCCCTCCCCTCCTACtcgtttgttttctttcacAAGGGGCTGATCGTATAATCTGTGATCTAATGCTTTGACATGCATAAAGTAAACATTAACATCGCTTGGTTTAAGATTATCGGGCTACTCAGGTGGTTTAATTGGCATATCGTCAAACATTACTCAGATTAAGACATTAATATCCTCTTTTTggcaaaaatattgatattccTAATGAGatgtaagaaatattttagaatatgaTTGCTTTGTAACAAGCagcaaaataaaagatatgaaACATACCCAATCACCATCAGATTCAGATGCAGGTACTAATACATTGACTTCACTTGACTTTGCTGTTGTTATCGAAGCCTCTAAAGAATCTTTGCTCAAGTACAACTGGCAACCTGCTGTATTGTCTACTGAAATTGTAGGAGCCGATCCCTACAAGGCAGATTTTGCAAAGAAAAAGCGGTATGTTTAAAATCAATGTCGCCTCAGCCGTATCGTATTCTTGATGGCTGTGGAATGTTTTAAGAGCAACCCCAgcttaaatatgaaaaaggaGACCTTCAAAATAAGAGAACAATATCATCATTACCTGGCATTGCACCTCAACGGAATTACAATTGACAATCTCACAAGCTGCAACAACATCCTAGCCCCCACATATCAGAAAATTTCAAGTGAGCTTactgtatatacatatatatggcTTTTAAAAATCCAGATAACTGATTCCTCGTTTAAAAGAAGTTCCAAACTAACCTTGAATACCACCCCCATCTTAGTGCACTTGTCCACTGTAATGTTGTTCACTTTCCCTGCATATACTTATTGTCACCTTAAGATTTTTCAAGACTTGTGGTGAGAGAACACAATCAAAATGACAGCTTATAGCTGGTGCCACACATAAGTGCCTAGTGCCAAAAAGAAGCATTCGAGTAACTGAGCACACCTTGGATCTGAAGAACAGAATTCTTgcaaccaaatatatatattgactgCTTCGCATCACAATCAGCAATTGATAAATCATTTCGCCCAATTTGATTCTCAACCACCCATCTGATACAAGGGAAACTTTATGAGAAAGGAAATAAACCTAGCATCATACCGGATGTTAATATAAGCATAAATGTCACTTACTTACGACCCATTTCAAGCTCCAGTTTTGGAGGTCCTGTCTTGGAGACTCTAGGTGAATTAGCATGACTTTCTTTCTCAGAAAGACTAACGACACTAGTTCTGTCTGCCCGGTTCTTGGTCTTCATATCAGCAGTGACCTTCCTCAGACCTTGAAGAATATGCAATTAAAGAGACGATAAATTCATCAGATCAAATAAACGTAAAAAGGGGGAAAATAGAAGAGGAGATAATTACCTGAAGTAACTGATTTTCCtgaattaatttcttggaAAACAGCAGCCATCCCTTCTTTTGGACGGGATGATGAAGCTGTTTCAGAACTGAGTAGTGAAGCAGGTGGAGCCGATGGAGGAGTAGGAGCTTTTGCTGGGGCAGGTGCAATTGTCTTGCCTGTGGTGCTCCATACAGGGCCCAATGGATAGTGACTCTTCACATAATCCCTCAAGCCTGGTATATAAAGCTCCTTCAAAGCCGTTACCCACTCAACATGATTTGCATCTTTGTTTTTGAACTCCACAAGAatctagaaaaataaatgagaaacATTTGAGAACATCCACACTTGATTTCCCGTTGACACacacccatatatatatacacatgatGACATGCTAAATTTCCTTGCATTTTCTCTCtccaaattttaggagaatGATTGGACCACCAAAGTAAATTACAGAACAATAGTATGTAAAAACAATAGCAGGATAATATTTTCAGACTAAGAAcgctaaaaatatttatccaCCCCCTACAAGCCAGGGCTATTCCTACCAATAATCCGAATGTCTCAGTTACACCTAGAGAAAATGGAAACTACATAACTTCATCTCTCACTTAGTTCCTCCACTCATAGGTACCAAGTAATTCCCTCTTCCCAGAAGTTTCTATCAAACAGAGTCCCTCGTCATTTCATCACCTCAATTGTTAGCAAAAAGATGAATGAATAGTTAAAAAGTTCCTTTCATTTCTTCCAATATCTTTTGTTGCcttctattttcatttcttttactGGTTGAAAAGGAGAGTGATTTGATGTTAGAGAGGTGAAGAGTCAGAATGTTACCTTGTTACTGTAAAACTCGGCCGTGTGCCAACTTTCTTCAACATGCGCAGTAGGCATGCTCATACCTAAATGACGAATAGATTAACATCaaacaagaaagagaagaCAAGGAGCTAATTGAACACTCAATGGCACAAATGTATCTAAGTTTATCCTACCACAATTTTTTCCAGTATATGCAATCCATGCCAGAGCTGAAAGACTATCGGCACCTGTCTTCAGGTGGTGGAAAAAATCAGATCGCTTTCCCTCCGTCAATGCAGAAGCTTCTGCAGTCACCTCATTCAATGGCTTAAGGAATTCAACCAAACCTGCCATGTCAGGTTTCTGTACAGTTGGCAGAAGCTAATTCAGTATCAGCAGACATTAGATCATTTCGCATGCAGAGCAATAGCATTAAGCTGCTGCCTTGTAGAATTTCCTATCTAGTGGCAACATGGCTCagtagatatattttaaaaagtacagtgGTATATtactatctttttttataagggtaatttgcgTATTTGCAATATGACAGGGGAGTAAATTCCTATTCACCTGTTAGAAATTATACCATTTAGATGTCAGAGGATCAAATATAACATGTTCTTTTAAGAACCAGTTTCGCAGCATGATCAGGATACTATACAAATCACACATAAGAAGCCACATATTCTACCCCTTCCATAACCAGATATTTTCTGCAAAGGAAGGATTAGAACTCTTAATTCAGAAGATGAAAAATCGACATATCCTATTATAGAAGAAGCTTCATGGTGATCTCCCGGCTTCACGTTCTTTCATGCTAAAACATGCATCATCGAAAAGAAACGGCATACTCACATAGCCTAACTCATAAGAATGAGCTATTAACGATTTCATCCAATAGTCACCTAAAGTTAACTATTCAAAGTCTATCAATCTCATAATGTGAAGCATTGATGCCGCAGGCATCGATCACATTACACATACTTCTCCCCTAATAGCAATAACTCAAATTCCTAACAAAATAATGAATCCGAAATGTC comes from Sesamum indicum cultivar Zhongzhi No. 13 linkage group LG10, S_indicum_v1.0, whole genome shotgun sequence and encodes:
- the LOC105172882 gene encoding guanine nucleotide-binding protein subunit beta-like, coding for MSVLAELKERHTAATETLNGLKDKLKQKRLLLLDTDVAGYARSQGKTPVTFGPTDLVCCRTLQGHTGKVYSLDWTPEKNRIVSASQDGRLIVWNALTSQKTHAIKLPCAWVMTCAFSPGGQSVACGGLDSVCSIFNLNSPNNKDGNLPVSRMLTGHKGYVSSCQYVPDEETHLITASGDQTCVLWDITTGLRTSVFGGEFQSGHTGDVLSVSINGSNSRMFVSSSCDTTVRLWDTRVASRAVRTFHGHEGDVNTVRFFPDGNRFGTGSDDGTCRLFDIRTGHQLQEYSRPYGENGVPHVTSIAFSISGRLLFAGYTNGDCYVWDTLLAKVVLNLGSLQNSHDGRISCLGLSGDGSALCTGSWDTSLKIWAFGGHRTTVT
- the LOC105172883 gene encoding cyclase-associated protein 1, coding for MDENLITRLESAVTRLEAMSAGGFRQVGVADAAGDASTMDPSIVAFGDLISQCVNRVVSAAEKIGGHVLDISKIIEKAFRVQKELLVKIKHTQKPDMAGLVEFLKPLNEVTAEASALTEGKRSDFFHHLKTGADSLSALAWIAYTGKNCGMSMPTAHVEESWHTAEFYSNKILVEFKNKDANHVEWVTALKELYIPGLRDYVKSHYPLGPVWSTTGKTIAPAPAKAPTPPSAPPASLLSSETASSSRPKEGMAAVFQEINSGKSVTSGLRKVTADMKTKNRADRTSVVSLSEKESHANSPRVSKTGPPKLELEMGRKWVVENQIGRNDLSIADCDAKQSIYIFGCKNSVLQIQGKVNNITVDKCTKMGVVFKDVVAACEIVNCNSVEVQCQGSAPTISVDNTAGCQLYLSKDSLEASITTAKSSEVNVLVPASESDGDWGEHSLPQQYAHVYKDGQFVTTPVSHSGG